The Nerophis ophidion isolate RoL-2023_Sa linkage group LG29, RoL_Noph_v1.0, whole genome shotgun sequence genome includes the window TacgttatgtatttttatttgcttttttgtttattttaatcccTTTTGTTTCAGAATATTtcattttaattaatatttttaatggcaaaaccacgaaatattaaataatagtttactccaaaaaatgtaaaagtgtaatatttgatgtgaagtaattggagccttaaatatgtcaaattttattttcctgagggaactgtcctgaaggaatcaataaagtactatctaaatatgttttttttttttttttttaatgtttccttctttttgtttgttttaaattcTTTATGTCACAGgaaatttaattattttaaatggcaaaaacacaaaatattaagtaatattttagttaaaaaacatttaaaagagtaatatttgatgtgaagtaattggagggttaaatacgtaaaaaaaaaaatgttttcctttttttgtttgttttaagcccTGTGTGTCAAAAAAATGATTTAATGGCAAAAATACGAAATATGAAGTCATATTTCACagagtaatatttgatgtgaagtaattagaaccttaaataggtcaataattcctaaaattgattttaattcttaattgtttttgagtaatgacagtttttaagaaaaaaaacagcctgcatgataCTTTTGTATTATTAGAGTCaatattgagttttgttttttttacatttcaccagtttgctcttttattccacttgatGTTTTGAATAGTATGTTTAAGTTGTGGTTAAAACATGCAGTGCGGCCTACACCGCCCCCTGCTGGACTTAAGCTGTTATTGCTTTAAAACAgggaggggtcaccaacatttttgaaaggaAGATCTACTTCTTGGGTTCTGGttgatgcaaagggctaccagtttgatacacacttaaataaattgccagacacagccaatttgcacaatttatgtttaataaataaatctttatatataaaaaatgggtatttctgtctgtcattccgtcgtacatttttttcctttcacgggagtttttttgtagagaataaatgatgaaaaaacacttaatcgaacgGTTTATAAGagtagaaaacacgaaaaaaaaagaaaattaaattttgaaacatagtttatcttgaatttcgactctttggaattcaaaattcaaccaaaaaaaagagaaaaactagctaaatcgaatctgtgagaaaaaatcaaaaaaaataatttttggagcattattagtaaattttcctgattaagattaattttaagaattttgatgacatgttttaaataggttaaaatccaatctgcactttgttagaatatataacaaattggaccaagctatatttctaacaaagacaatcattatttattctagattttccagaacaaaaaatttaaaagaaattcaaaatactttgaaataagatttaaatttgattctacagattttctagatttgccagaatatttttttttcaattttagtcacaataagtttgaaaaaatatttcaaaaatattctttgtcgaaaaaacagaagctaaaatgaagaattaaattaaaatgtatttatctttaactttatctttacaataaaacaatttacttgaatattgatttaaattgtcaggaaaaaagaggaaggaatttaaaaggtaaaaatgtatatgtgtttaaaaatcctaaaatcatttttaaggttgtattttttctctaaaattgtctttctgaaattataagaagcaaagtaaaataataaaataatttatttaaacaagtgaagaccaagtctttaaaatattttcttggattttcaaattctatttgagttttgtctctcttagaattaaacatgttgagcaaagcgagatcagcttgctagtaaataaatacaatttaaaaaatagaggcagctcactggtaagtgctgctatttgagctatttttagaacaggccagcgggcgactcgtctggtccttacgggcgacctggtgcccccgggcaccgtgttggtgacccttgCTTTAAAACATGAAGTGCGGGCCACACCGCCCCCTGCTGGACTTGAGCTGTTATTGCTTTAAAACATGAAGTGCGGGCCACACTGCTCCCTGCTGGACTTGAGCTGTTATTGCTTTAAAACATGAAGTGCGGGccacactgccccctgctggacttGAGCTGCTATTGCTTTAAAACATGAAGTGCGGGCCACACCGCCCCCTGCTGGACTTGAGCTGTTATTGCTTTAAACATGAAGTGCGGGccacactgccccctgctggacttGAGCTGCTATTGCTTTAAAACATGAAGTGCGGGCCACACCGCCCCCTGCTGGACTTGAGCTGCTATTGCTTTAAAACATGAAGTGCGGGccacactgccccctgctggacttGAGCTGTTATTGCTTTAAAACATGAAGTGCGGGccacactgccccctgctggacttGAGCTGCTATTGCTTTAAAACATGAAGTGCGGGCCACACCGCCCCCTGCTGGACTTGAGCTGTTATTGCTTTAAACATGAAGTGCGGGccacactgccccctgctggacttGAGCTGCTATTGCTTTAAAACATGAAGTGCGGGccacactgccccctgctggacttGAGCTGTTATTGCTTTAAAACATGAAGTGCGGGccacactgccccctgctggacttGAGCTGTTATTGCTTTAAAACATGAAGTGCGGGccacactgccccctgctggacttGAGCTGTTATTGCTTTAAAACATGAAGTGCGGGccacactgccccctgctggacttGAGCTGTTATTGCTTTAAACATGAAGTGCGGGccacactgccccctgctggacttGAGCTGTTATTGCTTTAAACATGAAGTGCGGGccacactgccccctgctggacttGAGCTGCTATTGCTTTAAAACATGAAGTGCGGGCCACACCGCCCCCTGCTGGACTTGAGCTGCTATTGCTTTAAAACATGAAGTGCGGGccacactgccccctgctggacttGAGCTGTTATTGCTTTAAACATGAAGTGCGGGccacactgccccctgctggacttGAGCTGTTATTGCTTCTATCAGGCGGGCTCAGATAAATAAGAATGTTGATTTCCGACAGTTAGTTTTGTAAAACTGGACTTTATTTCTGTACAACAGACATTTAAACAACCAACACAAACATGAAGATTCTTCTTTGCACCTTTGGAATGAACTTTGATGTGCTGGCGGTCAAATTGTTCTTAATATAAGAAAATATTTACACGACGTCCTCCTGACACAAACACCAAAGTGTTGCGTAGCTTGTGTGCTAAAAGACATAAATGTGGAAAATGTCAGCAGATTTTGCAGCTGGCTAATAATTTCACTCCCGACAATTGAAGTTGTGCAAACATCGAGGATAGAAAAAGGAGTCGAGTCAGCgaagcagccagcagttagcttAGCGTGGCTTTAGCGTTAGCTTTCGCGCGAAGCATTGCCGCAATTTAGCTACGTTAGCGTGCTGCATTAGCTTGCTATGCTAGCCGTGCTATGTTAGCCTGCGACGCTAGCTTGCCAGCGTCACGCGGAGGAGCGCCACTTTGGAGTCTCTCATCTTCCATGAAGGTTCTAGAAGCTCCCGAGGAACTGCAAGGAGAGCTCGTAGGCCAAGAACATGGTGGCGCTCATTGGGAAGCCTCGGATGGCGTTGACTGACGCGCCGCGGAAGAACAcctgcacgcgcacacacacacacacacacacacacacacacgttaatgTTGCATGGAAGCAAGATGTGACAGCTAGCAGTTAGAATGATTCATTAGGTAGaaggttgaatgatgcggacacgtttgttactggatactttctacgATGACTGGGAGACTTTGTATATGTAAGTAATGTGTAACTATAATTATATGACACTTGTTTACACTGACCAGTGTCACCTTTTATTCTTCAACGATTATTGCCCATAtccagcttgtgtgctattgtgtgcttagctgttgtgtagctgctagctcctggtTGCCTTTTGAGTGTTTTTGGTtgcctgtataaatatatatatatatatatatatatatatatatatatatatatatatatatatatatatatatatatatatatatatatatatacaaagtctCCCAGGCATcgtagaaagtatccagtaacaaacgtgtccgcatcattaaaGTTGTGTAATTACATGGATTATAATAttgtacacatttatttatttttttgaatatttgtcttgtatatttttaatatacctttataaaaaaatatagataTATCGAAAAACGCATGTActcatatgtatattatatataaatccaTATATCTCAtacattatctatatatatatacatacatacatatatacacacatgacatatatatatatatatatatatatatatatatatatatatacacacacacacatataaatatgtatatatacatataaatatgtatatatacatataacatatataacttatacatatactgtatacatatatatatatatagatatatatatatatatatatatatatatatatatatatatatatatataaatgataaatgggttgtacttgtatagcgcttttctaccttcaaggtactcaaagcgctttgacactacttccacattcacacacacattcacacactgatggagggagctgccatgcaaggcgccaacccgcacccatcaggagcaagggtgaagtgtcttgctcaggacacaacggacgtgacgaggttggttctaggtgggatttgaaccagtgacccttgggttgcgcacggccactgcgccacgccgtccctatatggatatatctgtatatgtatgtatataaaaaaatatacatagatatgtgtatatatgtatagataatataaatatatatatatatatatatatatatatatatatatatatatatatatatacatgtatatatatatatgtatatagatatgtatgtatatataaatatacatatatgtatatatacatatggcagaggggttagtgcgtctgcctcacaatacgaaggtcctgcagtcctgggttcaaatccaggctcgggatctttctgtgtggagtttgcatgttctccccgtgaatgcgtgggttcccaacgggtactccggcttcctcccacctccaaagacatgcacctggggataggcccctcccacctccaaagacatgcacctggggataggttgattggcaacactaaaaaatggtccctagtgtgtgaatgtgagtgtgaacgttgtctgtctatctgtgttggccctgcgatgaggtggcgacttgtccagggtgtaccccgcctcttccgcccgattgtagctgaaataggcgccagcgccccccgcaaccccgaaagggaataagcggtagaaaatggatggatggatggatggatataaatatatccatatatgtatgtatataaaaaatatatatagatatgcgtATCTATGtacagataatatatatatatatatatatatatatatatttacatatatggatatatctgtatatgtatgtatataaaaaatatacatagatatgtgtatatatgtatagataatataaatatatatatatatatatatatatatatatataatggatgtTTTTGTGCGCCCTTATTAACTAAAAAAATTTTTGTTTGAGACGAGCACCGTTTTTTCATCTTCAGGTCAAAGGTCAAGCAGACGTGAAAGACGATGGTGGTCGCGAGCGTGACCTTTGACCTACAAGATGGCAGCCGTGTCCATGCTTGACGAGTGAAAGCCTAGCGAGGTGTTAGAGGAGGACAATGTGAGCgtccagcagggggcgccacctcTCACCTGCGCTCCCTCCGTCCTGTAGCTGTGCAGGATGCAGTGGGCCACGCCCCTGTACTTCCTGTGCGGCCCAGCGTCCGCCTGCATGCGACTCTTCACCACGTCCGAGGGCGTGGCCGTCACCCAGGAAATAGACCCTGGAGACGCAACACAGccgtttgtgcacttcctgtcaCATGACCATAACCAGCGTGTTCTTTGCATGCTAGCACGCTACgtaagcatgctaactgttttgcTTTCTTCCTAAGGTGCtataacctggtacttgacaaatgctaacattgttgtgctagcatgctaacattagcattacaATGTTTGTTAGTCAATTTTGAAACAGTCATAACATTTGATACCTAAAaacatagcatgctaacattaacgtgctaacttgttattttagctaattttacagccgTACACCTGAGAGTCTTATAACctggtacctgacacatgctaacattgtcatgcaagcatgctaacattagcattgccATGTTTGTAAGTCAATTCTGAAGCAGTCATATCACTTGATACCTAAAAACATACCGACTGTTAGCAATGCTAACATTAACCTGCTAACttatttagccaattttacagctttTCACTTCAGAATCTTACGGCTTGGTAGTTTCTACATGCCAACATTTCCAGCCAAAATCCTGTTGGTGTATTTCTCCGTCATACAACTTTTTACTTAGCACACACTAGCAGTTAgcaggctagcatgctaacataaacagGAGATTTTATCAGCCAAATTTTTTTGGGGGCAATATACAAAACTTATAGCCAAACACCCCTGacgtatgctaacagttagtatgctaacattggttttctagcatgctaacattagcatgctaacttttttttgtagcCAAATACCCTATAGTCAAATACTGCAACTTGGGgaaatatgctaacagttagtgtGCTAAATTTGGTATtatagcatactaacattagcatgctaccttttttggGGGTGGTTCTTTGGCGGCCAAACactccagagtcatataacttgctagtCAACATTGTTCgcgagctaacattagcatggaaGCATACTTGGAATTGTTGGCGGTGTGTCAGAGTAGCTTGATTCATGATTGCTAATATTGTAATAATTATTGTCAGGTGCTAAATGTGTACTTGCTATAAACAGGATGAATCCCTTTAACACCTGGTGTGAACACGACCGGGTCCGAAgtttaaaagcagcttttttAAAAGAGCGTGGAGGGAGTCGTGACCTGAGGTGGCCTGCTGTGGACTACGTGTGTTTAGGCGCTGCCAAGTGCTAAAGTAGGTCATGGTCTGGTGTTCATTTAGACAAAGTCCAGCCATGTGGTTTTGGTCAAACAGACCTGAAGGCGCACGTGAGTGAGTCCACATGTGCAAATGAGTCCTCATGCGCTCTCTCCGGCAGACAATGTGCGGCTGCAGTTTGCCTGCGTCATACCTGCCAGGCCGCCCGCTAACCAAATGGCGCAGGGGTGCGGGTGGGAGGTGGCGTCGGGCCTCAGGAGGTCACAGAGGACGGTGTAAGGCAGGAAGTAGAGGACGTAACCCGGGACGTCCCTGAGCACCATGGCCCCGCCCCCGCGGTACAGCCCCTGGAGGCCCTCGGCCTGCAGGATGCTGCTGATGCAGTGCACGGGGCCCCGGTACCGTGTCCGGCTGGACGAGTGAGCGACGCCCACCACCAAGTTGCTGCCGCCGGAGACGCTGCCGGCCAGCTGGAAACTCTCTGCCAAGAACAGAACACAACTTTGAGAACTTTCCCAGACTTGGACAGcacaatgctaacattagcatgttataATTGTAACGGtagcatgctaaatgttagcatgtgtcaagtattttttaattttcccgaaggaactctcttgaaggaatcaatatagtactatctatctatctatttagtaCCAAGTTGTTTTGCTGAAACATACtgctacaaaattggctaaaaaagttagctcgTGTAAACGACCAAATTGTACGACTCTGaggtgcatgctaatgttagcatgctaacagccagTATGTTTTGGTACCAATCTACATGACTCCAGGTGTACAGCTTTGAAATTGGGCTAAAATTGATAGGATGCTAATACTAGCGtgctagcatgataacattagcatgtgtcaaatactatGTTATAGGACCCTGAAgtgaacggctgcaaaattagcttcaaaagttagcatatgtcaagttaTACGACTAAAACATGTGGCTACAAAATTGGGTAAAAATGTTAACTCGTTTAAACGACCAAAATGTACGACTCTGGGGtgtatgctaaagttagcatgctaacagccagTATGTTttaagtaccaagttacatgagtCTAAGGAGAACGGCTGCACAATTAGCttcaaaagttagcatgtgtcaagttgtTTGGCTGAAACGTACggctacaaaattggctaaaaacgtTAGCTCGTGTAAACGACCAAATTTTACGACTCTGaggtgcatgctaatgttagcatgctaacagccagTATGTTTTGGTACCAATCTACATGAGTCCAGGTGTACGGCTTTGAAATTGGGCTAAAATTGATAGGATGCTAATACTAGCGtgctagcatgataacattagcatgtgtcaaatactatGTTATAGGACCCTGAAgtgaacggctgcaaaattagcttcaaaagttagcatatgtcaagttaTACGACTAAAACATGTGGCTACAAAATTGGGTAAAAATGTTAACTCGTTTAAACGACCAAAATGTACGACTCTGGGGtgtatgctaaagttagcatgctaacagctagtatgttttaagtaccaagttacatgagtCTAAGGAGAACGGCTGCACAATTAGTttcaaaagttagcatgtgtcaagttgtTTGGCTGAAACGTACGGctacaaaattggctgaaaaCGTTAGCTCGTGTAATCGACCAAATTGTACGACTCTGaggtgcatgctaatgttagcatgctaacagccagTATGTTTTGGTACCAATCTACATGAGTCCAGGTGTACGGCTTTGAAATTGGGCTAAAATTGATAGGATGCTAATACTAGCGtgctagcatgataacattagcatgtttcaaatactATGTTATAGGACCCTGAAgtgaacggctgcaaaattagcttcaaaagttagcatatgtcaagttaTACGACTAAAACATGTGGCTACAAAATTGGGTAAAAATGTTAACTCGTTTAAACGACCAAAATGTACGACTCTGGGGtgtatgctaaagttagcatgctaacagctagtatgttttaagtaccaagttacatgagtCTAAGGAGAACGGCTGCACAATTAGTttcaaaagttagcatgtgtcaagttgtTTGGCTGAAACGTACGGctacaaaattggctgaaaaCGTTAGCTCGTGTAATCGACCAAATTGTACGACTCTGaggtgcatgctaatgttagcatgctaacagccagTATGTTTTGGTACCAATCTACATGACTCCAAGTGTACGGCTTTGAAATTGGGCTAAAATTGATAGGACGCTAATACTAGCGtgctagcatgataacattagcatgtgtcaaatactatGTTATAGGACCCTGAAGTggacggctgcaaaattagcttcaaaagttagcatatgtcaagttaTACGACTAAAACATGTGGCTACAAAATTGGGTAAAAATGTTAACTCGTTTAAACGACCAAAATGTACGACTCTGGGGtgtatgctaaagttagcatgctaacagctagtatgttttaagtaccaagttacatgagtCTAAGGAGAACGGCTGCACAATTAGCt containing:
- the slc25a48 gene encoding solute carrier family 25 member 48, which codes for MAVNNFHFNDFMAGWIGGASSVVVGHPLDTVKTRLQAGKGYQNMTHCMLSIYRKETVAGFFKGMSFPVATIAAYNSLVFGFFSNAQRSISKYRYGDGRHACSKLDLTGASMLTGLVSVGVGAPVDLVKIRLQMQTQAPLLAESFQLAGSVSGGSNLVVGVAHSSSRTRYRGPVHCISSILQAEGLQGLYRGGGAMVLRDVPGYVLYFLPYTVLCDLLRPDATSHPHPCAIWLAGGLAGSISWVTATPSDVVKSRMQADAGPHRKYRGVAHCILHSYRTEGAQVFFRGASVNAIRGFPMSATMFLAYELSLQFLGSF